A single genomic interval of Streptomyces sp. NBC_00663 harbors:
- a CDS encoding ricin-type beta-trefoil lectin domain protein produces the protein MQRLALRCALALSLGLTAAGTLAAPSASAATGTITGLAGKCLDVAGASSADGTAVQLYDCNGTAAQQWTVGSDGTVRALGKCLDVTGSSTANGAQLQLWTCGGGANQQWTVSAARDIVNPAADKCLDVTGNSSANGARAQLWTCTGAANQKWNAPAAGGGTTPPGAAAMAVAPYLYNGWGNPPSPTIVMNATGVKWFTLAFVLSNGYCNPQWDGGRALTGGVDQQTITTVRAGGGDVVPSFGGYSGNKLESSCSSAGELAAAYQKVINAYSLKAIDIDLEAAAYSNGTVQQRTVDALKTVKASNPGIKVYVTIGTGQSGPDTSLINRAASSGLTVDAWTIMPFDFGGAGQNMGTLTQRAAEGLKTALKNAYGYSDDAAYRDMGISSMNGITDDNETVTTADFQTILGYAQTHHLARLTFWSANRDRPCPGAYPNDDTCSGVSQSNWQFTSIFARYTG, from the coding sequence ATGCAACGCCTCGCCCTGCGCTGCGCTCTCGCTCTCTCCCTCGGCCTCACCGCCGCAGGCACCCTCGCAGCCCCCTCCGCCTCAGCCGCCACCGGCACGATCACCGGCCTGGCCGGCAAGTGCCTCGACGTGGCCGGCGCGAGTTCGGCCGACGGCACGGCCGTACAGCTCTACGACTGCAACGGCACCGCCGCCCAGCAGTGGACGGTCGGTTCCGACGGCACCGTCCGGGCCCTCGGCAAATGCCTTGACGTCACCGGCAGTTCGACGGCCAACGGCGCCCAGCTCCAGCTCTGGACGTGCGGTGGCGGCGCCAACCAGCAGTGGACCGTCAGCGCCGCGCGCGACATCGTCAACCCGGCCGCCGACAAGTGTCTGGACGTCACCGGCAACTCCTCCGCCAACGGCGCCCGCGCCCAGCTCTGGACCTGCACCGGCGCCGCCAACCAGAAGTGGAACGCGCCCGCCGCCGGTGGTGGCACGACTCCGCCCGGCGCCGCAGCGATGGCCGTGGCGCCGTACCTCTACAACGGCTGGGGAAATCCACCCAGCCCCACGATTGTCATGAACGCGACCGGCGTGAAGTGGTTCACGCTGGCGTTCGTCCTGAGCAACGGCTACTGCAACCCGCAGTGGGACGGCGGCCGGGCGCTGACCGGCGGGGTCGACCAGCAGACCATCACCACCGTGCGCGCGGGCGGCGGCGATGTCGTCCCGTCCTTCGGCGGCTACAGCGGCAACAAACTGGAGAGCTCCTGCTCCAGCGCCGGCGAGCTGGCGGCGGCGTACCAGAAGGTCATCAACGCCTACTCGCTGAAGGCGATAGACATCGACCTGGAGGCCGCCGCGTACAGCAACGGCACCGTGCAGCAGCGGACCGTGGACGCGCTCAAGACCGTCAAGGCCAGCAACCCGGGCATCAAGGTGTACGTCACGATCGGCACCGGACAAAGCGGTCCCGACACGAGCCTGATCAACCGGGCCGCGTCATCCGGGCTGACCGTGGACGCCTGGACGATCATGCCGTTCGACTTCGGCGGCGCGGGCCAGAACATGGGCACGCTGACCCAGCGGGCGGCCGAGGGGCTGAAGACCGCGCTGAAGAACGCGTACGGCTACAGCGACGACGCGGCCTACCGGGACATGGGCATCTCGTCGATGAACGGCATCACCGACGACAACGAGACCGTCACCACCGCCGACTTCCAGACCATCCTCGGCTACGCGCAGACCCATCATCTGGCGCGGTTGACGTTCTGGTCCGCGAACCGTGACCGCCCCTGCCCGGGTGCCTACCCGAACGACGACACCTGCTCGGGCGTGAGCCAGAGCAACTGGCAGTTCACCAGCATCTTCGCCCGGTACACCGGCTGA
- a CDS encoding DUF2637 domain-containing protein: protein MNWHDRDRPYVPQYPYNSDPQAWDQQGINRIPAQDAWDRTGPDTTLGGHDIEQELAEMLAAASAPAPPDEPAVPHLSRGARRRMRPKRQFLVAGHRITQVTILFAAIAVCAACLLAWSITYTYSQLRTVAELILPVRLAQWWPLTVYGPWLVAALSILRAAVQHQPARRSWGVLLVTSAIAVALCVSHSAHSVLAFVTLGIPPITALVCFWELIGQVPSKHRPRKGTHAQKRPRG, encoded by the coding sequence ATGAACTGGCACGACAGGGACAGGCCTTACGTCCCGCAGTACCCCTACAACTCCGATCCCCAGGCATGGGATCAGCAGGGCATCAACCGGATCCCCGCCCAGGACGCCTGGGACAGAACCGGCCCGGACACCACGCTCGGCGGCCACGACATCGAGCAGGAACTGGCCGAGATGCTGGCCGCGGCCTCAGCCCCCGCACCGCCGGACGAGCCCGCGGTGCCACACCTGTCCCGCGGCGCGCGCCGGCGCATGCGTCCCAAAAGGCAGTTCCTGGTGGCAGGTCATCGCATCACCCAGGTCACGATCCTGTTCGCCGCCATCGCGGTGTGTGCCGCGTGCCTGCTGGCCTGGTCCATCACCTACACCTACAGCCAACTGCGCACCGTCGCCGAACTCATCCTGCCGGTGCGGCTCGCCCAATGGTGGCCGCTTACCGTATACGGCCCTTGGCTGGTCGCGGCCCTGTCCATTCTCCGGGCCGCCGTTCAGCATCAGCCCGCACGCCGTTCCTGGGGCGTCCTGCTGGTGACCTCCGCCATCGCGGTGGCCCTGTGCGTCAGCCACTCCGCCCATTCCGTGCTGGCGTTCGTGACACTCGGGATTCCACCGATCACCGCCCTGGTGTGCTTCTGGGAACTCATCGGCCAGGTCCCCTCCAAACACCGCCCCCGCAAAGGCACTCACGCACAAAAGCGCCCCCGAGGGTAA
- a CDS encoding ThuA domain-containing protein has product MKTVRSGSTRALLRVLLLLATLMGLATVPPLAQASTAATPFKVLALYSGTYDAAHIDFDKEANVWFPQQAAANGFTYTASTNWDLLANGGVNAYQVVLFLDDLPQTSAQRAGFETYMRGGGGFMGFHVSAFTTDAAGWSWYHNTFLGSGDFASNTWGPTAVTLKVEDRTSPATVNLPATFTSSVSEWYSWSRDLRQNPDIRILASIDPSSFPVGTDPNQSWYSGYYPILWTNTKYRMLYANFGHNAMNYQTNTRLSSTFASTTQNRFLLDGLKWLGGGGSTIPPTDDPISETAWYALRNGGNDTCVDARSAATANGTAIQQYACNGTAAQQYRFRSTDSGYLQITARNNPAQVIDVTDRSTADNAPLQLWAYSGGTNQQWQPVRETSGRYHFVARHSGKCLTAAGAATNSVQLTQRTCDGSAAQAFQLAVQS; this is encoded by the coding sequence ATGAAGACCGTCAGATCCGGCTCCACCCGCGCGCTCCTGCGGGTCCTGCTCCTGCTGGCCACCCTGATGGGCCTCGCGACCGTACCGCCCCTCGCACAGGCGAGCACCGCCGCGACCCCGTTCAAGGTCCTCGCCCTGTACAGCGGTACCTACGACGCGGCGCACATCGACTTCGACAAGGAGGCCAACGTCTGGTTCCCGCAGCAGGCGGCCGCCAACGGCTTCACCTACACGGCCAGCACCAACTGGGACCTGCTCGCCAACGGCGGGGTCAACGCCTACCAAGTCGTCCTGTTCCTCGATGATCTGCCCCAGACATCCGCCCAACGCGCCGGATTCGAGACGTACATGAGGGGCGGGGGCGGCTTCATGGGCTTCCACGTCTCGGCGTTCACGACCGACGCGGCCGGCTGGTCCTGGTACCACAACACGTTCCTCGGCTCGGGCGACTTCGCGTCCAACACCTGGGGCCCGACCGCGGTGACCCTGAAGGTGGAGGACCGCACGAGCCCGGCCACCGTGAATCTTCCGGCCACCTTCACCTCGTCGGTGAGCGAGTGGTACAGCTGGTCCAGGGATCTGCGGCAGAACCCGGACATCAGGATCCTGGCGTCGATCGACCCGAGCAGCTTCCCGGTCGGCACGGACCCCAACCAGTCCTGGTACAGCGGCTATTACCCGATCCTGTGGACCAACACGAAGTACAGGATGCTGTACGCCAACTTCGGCCACAACGCGATGAACTACCAGACCAACACGCGACTGTCGTCGACGTTCGCGAGCACGACCCAGAACCGGTTCCTGCTGGACGGGCTCAAGTGGCTGGGCGGGGGCGGCTCCACGATCCCACCGACGGACGACCCGATCTCCGAGACCGCCTGGTACGCCCTGCGGAACGGCGGCAACGACACATGTGTGGACGCCCGTTCGGCGGCCACGGCGAACGGGACGGCGATCCAGCAGTACGCCTGCAACGGCACGGCTGCGCAGCAGTACCGGTTCCGGAGCACCGACAGCGGATACCTACAGATCACCGCCCGCAACAATCCCGCGCAGGTGATCGATGTGACCGACCGCTCGACGGCGGACAACGCACCCTTGCAGCTGTGGGCCTACTCCGGCGGCACGAATCAGCAGTGGCAGCCGGTACGGGAGACGAGCGGGCGCTATCACTTCGTCGCCCGGCACAGCGGCAAGTGTCTGACGGCTGCCGGGGCGGCGACGAACAGCGTCCAGCTCACCCAGCGGACCTGCGACGGTTCGGCCGCCCAGGCCTTCCAGCTCGCCGTGCAGTCCTGA
- a CDS encoding RNA polymerase sigma factor translates to MNTADKVRTARASDGSRPLRVAASAEDGFDALYADIARSLVHQTYLLTGQRRLAFESVEWAFHHAWEHWPEVAADPDPVIWLRTAAYDYALSPWHRLRPPRRNPDLPVTDATHRALLDLPPPYRRALLLCDGLGFSLDHAAREMQSSTPAATNRLRNARTHIAQRLPAPDDPGAVQQRLHALTDAVSIATVPHARSVRTSSEERTRLQTRTVFAAMGTLLLTIAVAIILTPGH, encoded by the coding sequence ATGAACACCGCCGACAAGGTGCGCACCGCGCGCGCGAGTGACGGGTCGAGGCCCTTGCGGGTCGCGGCGAGCGCCGAGGACGGCTTCGACGCTCTCTACGCCGACATCGCCCGCAGCCTGGTCCATCAGACCTATCTGCTGACCGGGCAGCGCCGACTCGCTTTCGAGTCCGTCGAATGGGCCTTCCACCACGCCTGGGAACACTGGCCCGAGGTCGCCGCCGACCCCGACCCGGTCATCTGGCTGCGCACCGCGGCCTACGACTACGCGCTCTCCCCCTGGCACCGCCTGCGGCCACCACGCAGGAACCCCGACCTCCCCGTCACCGACGCCACGCATCGGGCCCTGCTCGACCTGCCGCCACCGTACCGACGCGCCCTCCTTCTCTGCGACGGCCTGGGTTTCAGCCTCGATCACGCCGCGCGCGAGATGCAGTCGAGCACACCGGCCGCGACAAACCGACTCCGCAACGCGCGCACCCACATCGCCCAGCGACTACCCGCGCCGGACGATCCCGGCGCGGTGCAGCAGCGGCTGCACGCCCTCACCGACGCCGTGTCGATCGCGACCGTGCCCCACGCCCGATCCGTTCGCACCAGCAGCGAGGAGCGCACCCGGTTGCAGACCCGGACCGTGTTCGCCGCGATGGGCACCCTGCTCCTCACCATCGCCGTCGCCATCATCCTCACGCCCGGCCACTAG
- a CDS encoding hydrophobic protein, with amino-acid sequence MVPLLIVLLLALILFGAGFAVKLLWWVALIVLAVWLLGFLMRSTNASGGRGRWYRW; translated from the coding sequence ATGGTTCCCCTGCTGATTGTTCTTCTTCTCGCGCTCATCCTTTTCGGCGCTGGTTTCGCCGTGAAGCTGCTGTGGTGGGTCGCGCTGATCGTGCTCGCGGTGTGGCTGCTCGGCTTCCTCATGCGTTCGACCAACGCGAGCGGCGGACGCGGTCGCTGGTATCGATGGTGA
- a CDS encoding aminoglycoside phosphotransferase: MRGGCNAGVAAWLETDSGDVFLKGVHAAHPMAETLQAEARINTYLPRASPRLRWQLEVGRWVLLGYQAIRGRHADYRRGSDDLRLVREAVHEVQCLRAPLDMEMGRAEERWAEHAPEGTAGLFAGDTLLHTDLTPENVLISDRAHLVDWSSPTRGAAWIDPALLVVSLVDAGHTVEDADALAGGFASWVTACPRAKAAFAMANARQWESAATKERTAWRHRMARNAAAVSHHFSFR; the protein is encoded by the coding sequence GTGAGAGGCGGATGCAATGCGGGAGTCGCGGCCTGGCTGGAGACGGACAGCGGCGACGTGTTCCTCAAGGGTGTGCACGCCGCTCACCCCATGGCGGAGACGTTGCAGGCCGAGGCCCGCATCAACACGTATCTGCCGCGCGCGAGCCCGCGGCTGCGCTGGCAACTGGAGGTGGGCCGGTGGGTCCTCCTGGGCTATCAGGCCATTCGCGGCCGCCATGCCGACTACCGGCGAGGCTCGGACGATCTGCGCCTGGTACGGGAAGCCGTGCACGAGGTGCAGTGCCTCCGGGCTCCCCTGGACATGGAGATGGGCCGTGCGGAGGAGAGATGGGCAGAGCACGCTCCGGAGGGAACTGCCGGCCTGTTCGCCGGAGACACACTGCTGCACACCGACCTCACCCCGGAGAATGTGCTGATCTCCGACCGTGCCCATCTGGTCGACTGGTCGTCACCGACCCGCGGCGCCGCATGGATCGACCCCGCGCTGCTCGTTGTCAGCCTGGTCGATGCCGGCCACACCGTCGAGGATGCCGACGCCCTGGCCGGAGGATTCGCCTCGTGGGTCACTGCCTGTCCACGGGCGAAGGCGGCCTTCGCGATGGCCAACGCCCGGCAGTGGGAGAGTGCCGCCACCAAGGAACGAACGGCCTGGAGGCACCGCATGGCGCGCAACGCGGCAGCCGTCTCCCACCACTTCAGTTTCCGGTGA